Genomic DNA from Prunus persica cultivar Lovell chromosome G1, Prunus_persica_NCBIv2, whole genome shotgun sequence:
GGCTGCTGTCACAAAGAGTGCATGCAATCCTAATGAAGAGGAGATTGAGCTAAGACGAGGGCCATGGACTCTTGAAGAAGACACTCTGCTTATACATTACATTGCTAGTCACGGGGAAGGCCATTGGAATTCGTTAGCAAAATGTGCAGGTAAGTGTCAGCCCTTCTCATCACATCGTCACAACCTTTTGCTTATGGCCTCCATTTCATTTCTTGATTGTCATTCAACTTTTTTTCAGGATTGAAGAGGACTGGAAAAAGCTGCAGATTGAGATGGCTAAACTATTTAAAACCTGACATTAAGCGTGGCAACCTCACTCCACAAGAACAACTCATGATCCTTGAACTCCATTCCAAGTGGGGTAACAGGTCATTATCTATATTCAAGCTTAATCATTCAGTAACGTTTATAACTATTATGTTAAATCATAATTAACTCTGTGTTCTTATATTTTGCCAATTTCAGGTGGTCTAAAATTGCACAGCATTTGCCAGGAAGAACAGACAATGAGATAAAGAACTATTGGAGAACAAGGGTCCAAAAACAAGCACGTCAGCTCAATATCGAGTCCAACAGCAAGAGGTTCCTTGACGCGGTTCGATGTTTCTGGATGCCAACGTTGCTTCAAAAGATGgagcaatcttcttcttcttacttGCCAACAACCTTGAGTTCTCAGAACTCTGCATCTCCTTCTCTGTCACCTAATTGCTCTGCTCCTTCTATTTCACTCCCAACTTCTCCACCAAGCAAGGTTTCACAAATATTTGATCATCCCATTAATGGAAATTCCAGTTCTGTCACAAGCCCAAGTATCTTTTCCTCAGATTCTTTGATTTCCCAGCTGCCTCAAACTTCAGAACGCCTAACAAGTCCAACTCATGCTTTTGACCACACCGTCTACAGCAGCAGCCCAGCTTTAAATGACTGTTACTATGTGGACACCAGCAGTGGCTATGCCTATGACATGGAGGGTCCCAACCTGGACCCTGCTTCGGCAATTTGCGATTTTGATAATCAACAGTTTGATTGCCAGATGACAGCAGGTGATTGGATGTTGGACAACATGACTGACACTTTATGGAACATGGaggggatgtgacaatttagAAAGTTAGGAAAGATGAGATGGGGGCATCATCAAGCTGGATGGtctttgaaattgaaagaatagTAGAATAAGTAGAGATTGTTGTTGGgattcatattgcatttgtCGACGACAGGGacttattgtttttgttaataaCTTAAGTATTCATAGACAAAGCAAAGCAGGGACTTATATTGCTTATTGCTTTTGGTACACCGGATTAGACTCCGGTCCAAATATGAGTAAATAGTACATGTTGTTTGTTTGGTGttaacttgtattatttaattactcgACTATGTTAAATGGATTGAGCTTTTAATACTCTCTTGACCTTACTAACTAATACAACCCACAAACCCTAAtttagataatacacgctCAACTTGTCTATCTTCCTCTggcttcaaatttttattcttctgttttcttttgttgttaatTTTGGTTAATGGGTTGATCCGATGATCTCAATTATTCTTGGTGAAAGAATTGTGTTTAGATCATATATGTTGGGTTAATTTTATTGGATTTTGTTGCTTGTTCAATGTAAGTCCCAATCTTTTTGAATGTATTGAATATGTTATTTGATgcgtttttcttttatttttatttttttgcttttaattGCGATATGGGAGTAACTGCTCAGATTTATTTGTTCCTTATTAgaaaagagtgctgctatttccacatACCTGTCCTATTTTCCCACCCaccttattttcaaaatttttaaaacaaatttatcCCTTTGTAAAATTACTTCTAAGGACTTAGCTCTCTTCAAATTTACCCATATCCTATACGTTTCAAAATACAGTTCAAGAGAATACTAGAACTCTTTGATGTTATTGATTGACATGATTATATCAAGTCATACGACATGCATCTATAAAGTTGTCTAATTTTCATTCAGGTTAATGAACAGAGCAAAATGATTCCACAAGTGAAATAGATACCAAAATCAaactaatataaaaagaaGACAATATTGCAGGCTATCCCATGATTATTCATCTTTTCTCATATTATGACTATGCCCAGAAGAAACAACAGTAATTAAAAAGTGCCATCACAAAAGCAATACCCTCATcaattcttaatttatttccaATTTATTTGTCTTGCAGGTTAGTATCTCATcaagaaacaaatgagagagaatttgcttgaattaataattaaagggtatgttaggaataatggtgggtggaaagataaaattgtgttttttcaaatttatatagtGGGTAAGAAGATAAAGTAAGTGGGGAAATAGAATAGGAGGGTGGAAATAACAGCACTCATTTAAAAAATCGTAAATTGAATGCATATAAAGGCTGCACTGACATTGACCTTGCTCTTTTGAATGTTGggtaattttgtatttgtttaattttatgaTCTGGGTTTagcatcttttcttttggtgttTGAATGATCTATGAAGCTTTTAGTTGCTCATGCACTACTGAATTTCTATTCAAATCTAGATTTTGACTtggttttcattatttttcttcatataacATGATATTGCCTTTTATATCAGGACTTTCGGTTTATAAGAGCAAGTTCACCGCAGCAGGCCTGTCAGGGCAACAGGTCCCCCCAAGTGAAGTTTGGACTTCCAGCACAAACAATTCAGCTCGGGCAAGTCCTGGGTCCCACCAGCCCAGGCAAGCCCACGGGCAAATCCTGCCTAGGCTGTTGCCCTCGGGCTACTGACGTTAGTGTGACGTCAGCTCTGACCCACCAGCCCACATAACCCAACGGTTTTAAGCCACGTGGCTTCTCCTGGAGTCTTCGATCAAAAAATATTGcccaatccaacggctgtccaatttttagcttaaaaaaatatcaaaaaattctggaaaatttttctataaatacttaccaatattattctggaaaaaaaaatatttatattatctAAAAAGCTTATCataattaatgatttaaagttttttttttacaaaggaaataaagtacaataaaTAGTATTTGTCATTGCCCTTACCTTTTGGGGTGAAACCAAAAAAGacaaggctgccactattcacgtgaatagtagcagcccttgccttgcctttgcccttgccttagccttttggggtggaCATGCTCTAAGGCTGTTCTTTGGTGGAAGGCATGAATGTTGTAGTTGTGGGATTTGAGGCTGTCCAAGGATCAGTGGGGGCTATGACTGAAGGAGGGAATTCTGCCAAGTAAAATGGGAAATTGGATCAAGGGAATGATGATCCCATAAATTATCAaagaactttaaaaaaatagtctGATATGCTGTTATCCATTGGATTATCAAACACAGCATAACATAGTCAGATTATTTATTCGAAACAATATCAAACGCCTTATAAAtattatgaataaatattCAGTACTCTCCGGAATATGATTTTTAAGTAACCAATAAAAGTCTTGTGGTATTCAATACAAGTCCggtggtattcaattaggacttttaaaagataagaaaaagtgtattaaaaaaattacttatttTAATGTATTTCATTAAATGGTGTATTGTGTAAGACTTTTGAGTGTGTGATATAAATACCAAATCACATAACAAATCCCACCCTCCTATGCCTAATTCTCATATATGTTCTCATACTCTCTTTTTTCCCACTATTTTTTTCGTGCTTTCTACtatacccccaaaaaaaaaaaacttttcatAAGAGAGACAATAAAGAAACATTAACAAGAGAGAAGATATTGCCTCTTCTGGGAGTTAATGGGCATTTTTCAATGGCTCTTCTTTCCTTGTAGACAAGTTTCTTATCTTTTTGGTACTTTTTTCAGAATCTCCTACTTTTTGGGGATGAAAATATCAAAAGCACATATGTTAAGAAGTCATCATATAATATTAATCTGAACTCATGAActgtttcaaaatttgaaccgATGAAACAAATAGTTGTCGAAGTGATTTTTCAAGAACTGTGGGTGTAAAGGCACAACTACTTGGGTGGCACTCTGGACCACTTCACATATTCGTGATGATTTTCTATCTACATTATTGATTCAGCTCTAACTTGTTCCCATGCCACAATCATGATATTTCCTTGTACATAGTGTAATGGTTGGTATATGCCTTCAGGTTATGTATTTATGTGAATAGAGTTCAAGCTTGTATAGAAATATAAGTAAAATCCTAAgtgaattaaaataataagtaaaattatgtaattgcaatatattaaaatcataGTAAAGTCATATAATTACAACTCCGGCTAAAATCCATTACATTAAgggggggtgtattcaattaggattctaGAGcgtttaaaaatattttgtttaagtGCCAGCTTTCATATAACTTGATGGAACTTTAGAATTCATATAGAACTTGATAGACTTTCAGAAGACttctatataattttttaataaattttcttaAGATTTGTATGGCTTTTATTCCAgacttcaaattcaaaaatagatagaagaaaaacaaatgggAAAAGATTAGCCGACTGCCAGAggaaaaaaactcaaatgtTTCATGTGTGAGACTTTTTTTGCCGTCTTCGCCAAAGAAGTGCTTAAGTAGGCCTCCGTCTTCTAAAAAACCTTGAGCCTATGGCCatccttgttttgtttgctttgagATCTCATCAAAGCCATGACTTTATTAAACTCCTCCCTATCAATGTCTTTGTTAATAATACATGtaacaaattataaataaataaaatagatggaaagaataaaaagtaaatttatctATATAGTAGCATTGCTGTCAATGTATCTAATGGTGATCCAATTTCAAGAGATGTTCTGATACTTGATTTGTACcaacatgaaataaaaagcCAAATTCATAACATCTTTTCCTTCAAcaacatgaaataaaattatgtttaaCGGAAACCCTAGTAACAAGCATAAACTATAATCCCAAACTCTACCCTAAAAACAAGAATAAACTTtaaccccaaattcataatgTCTTCTGTTTCAGAGAGAAAAACGTCTGATGAAATACTTAGGGGGGAGGTTGGATTTATTATGGCCTTTGTTATTTATAGCTCTCCCCTTAAAACCTACGAAAATTTATCACTTAATGAAATCCTTCCAAATATATGACTTTTTGAATACACTTAGATTTGATTCAACTTTTTtataatcctaattgaatacacccgtATTTGAATGaactttttaaaagttcatATAAGTCggaattgaatacacccaaaCTTGTAAAACCTCTTTTAGAGTTTGTTTAAATCCAAATTAAATATAcctgaatttttaaaatctttttaaacgctttataatcctaattattaaaatctcaattgaatacaccctcTAAGTCTTGTGGATAATTCTGTGTTGATCGGAAGAAATGTAGTGTTTATGGATTGGATAGGACATCATGAATTAATTGTATCTTCAACAATGATTGTTCTGTTGTTAGCAACGCAGTCTGTGATTTGAAACAAAACTAAACTGCATGATTAAGATGCTGTTTGACGTTGCATTAAGTGTGCAGTCAATCCAAGAAATTGAAGTGacaactcaaactcaaagcaACAAAAGTGGAGTCACATCTTAATTGTGGATATGGATATCCGATACATACACCACACACCTTgtttacattttctttttttttcttcttcttattattttatgatatTGCAATGAAAATGCTGTAAAAAAGGGGCAGGGCCCTTATCAATAAGTTAGAAGAAGAGTGCTTCGAATATGCCAAAATGAACTAGAAGGATGCAGATAAAACCTGGAGACAAatgaattgagagagagagagagagagagagtttgttGTCTAGTTGGAAAACGTTGTCATCGACATGACAGTTGAGAATGACTAGCTAAAGGgtaaaacaaaaatgtttGAATATGAAAAACTGTATCAAACAAGCAGCGACGTCGGCAAACAGaaacagaggaagaaaaataatacagAATCTACAGTAAGGTTGAAAAATATAACCCATTTTTAACTAGGCTTGAAAGGGGCTTTTCTATTTCTACTACAAGTCACGCACAGAATAAATTATGATCATGTTCTGGATGGAATGATCATGGAATGGAACCAACCATATGATTACATATTCCTgtttatttttacaaacttCAGTCAACAACAATTTGATTCTATATAACACGGGTCACTGGTAAGCTAAGCTATATAAAAACTAGGAAAGCTGTTAGCTAGACTGGTAGGGTATGGATCTTTTCTAGTGGGTGATGATGAGTATCTAATTCTTGCATGTTTTTCATGGTAAAGTTTGTGTGAAATGTAAATgtgggtgagagagagagagagagagagagagagagagagagagagagaggactaATAGTAGTGAGATGATGAGATGAGAGACGGtaatctttttaaaaagaggCAGCAGAGCAGAGCATGTGACCCAAAATGGTGGCTAAATTTTCATGTGAGGCTCTCCTGGATGGAACGGAACCTTAGATTTAGAATGGATGATGGGAAAACAGAATATGGTTGTCACTTTTATTCTTTCAATATCAAATCTCAATCAAATCATATCAATCTTTCGCTTTCACAAGTAAGCGTAAACAGACTGAACTCTTTCCTATTAGCCCACCTCACCTCATTTTTGCAccttttacttttcttcttaCTCGTCTTGTGTTCAATGTGTGAGTGTCAACAAGACTCAACACTCAACAAGACTTTTTTATTGCGTCTTTTAATCAAGTTTAAGGGCACCCCACCCCACTGATCAATCACTAACTAGAAAGAGCCGACACTTGTGGTTTCCCTTTTTTAGCATAAAATCATTAACTTTGTTTACTTGTGGAATTAGGAGGTTGTTTGTTTAGCAGTTTCATGGCCCTTGCTAACAGGCATGTCTTAAAATCCTTTCATTTCATATAGTCAAGGTTGATATTCTTCTCCGTTCAACATTCACAATAATATGTGGCTGTCAACAGTTGTATATTGTTGGTTTGACATCAAGACAAGTAGACAAGGTCACTTGATTTTTTATCAGCTTTCGTAGCAACAACGTAACTTTCCTTCTTCATTGTacaacttcaaattcaatCACCTCAATCTTTCTAGTCAATTCTTTACGATCTGTCTACAGTTTACGTTTTAACTTTTGACTGAATGtagtttggtttctttttcagACTTGAAATGCAAtatcttttggtttttgggtcGAGGAAAGGCAACGTTATGAACACCCATGCATTTTGTAAACACCAACACCTAGAAGCTCCTATCCTAGACGCATCCTAATAATTACGACGACAACAATGCAAAACACTGAAAACGCGGGTGAACAGACTTCCATGAAAACCATCTCGACCGACTGTATATATGAATTTGTCGTATAATTGGTTCAATATacacaaaatataattggttGGTTCAAAACGATGTCAACTGTATACCACAAATATTCAAAACACGTTACTTCTTGCTGCCAAAAACCACTTCCCACATTCCTCTCCACTCTGATTTCCACGACTAACACCCCTACTTCCCACCCTTATGATAGCTATCTCGCAGTGTCACGGTACGATTAAACACAAGTTTTTCAGGAGTCGAATCTTTATCGACTGAAAAATAGCCTGCAACGGAAGAAACATACAATGTCAGACAGATTTGCAATAAGATACTTTCTTTTGACTACGGCATAATAGAATTGAATTACATTCAGAATATCACCTAAGGATTCATTTGTCTCATGCAGAGTGTgcctatttatttatttattctataaaatGAAGCtgaagtaaaaataaataataaataataaaaaaattaataagtcAATGCAGGAACATACCAAGCCTTTCAAACTGAAATGTGTCCCCAACAACAGCACCCCGAAGTGAGGGCACAGCATATGCATCGGGTATTACCACTTTGGATTGTGGGTTCAGATCAGCAAGCCAATCATCGAGCTCAGCAGGATTctgacacacacacacacacacacattagATTCAGAAAGATTTTCAGAGAGGAGGGGTCGGGGTCTTAAAAAGTAATGATGGCCAACCTCTGAAAGGAACAGTCTGTCAAACAATCTGATTTCCACTTTGAGTGGATCAACTCCTGGGGAAGGTTCAGCAACCCAATGAAGCACCCCCTGTGGAATAGATTGAccaataagaaacaaaaagtaacTAAGAAGAAGCATCAGAGCGTAGTATATCCAAGCATCAAACAACATTCATAATTCCAGCACAACAGATAGATCATAGACCTTTGGCTTTGTCTTCTTTGTAGGATCATACTCAGCCCGTATCTCAAGAACAGTTTCCTTATCATCAGCTAATATGACATCTGTGCACTTAATAGGGAACGCATACCTGCAACCACAAAGATAAGATTCTCACTATGCTGCCCCAATCTGCTAAAGTGGAAAGGAAACTAAAAACTTGTAATCTATACATACCTGAGTAGGACTGATTTTCCTGGAGCAAGCCCAAAGTAATCTTTTGAATCTTTAAGCCGAAAATCAGACCTCTCAATATAAACAGTATTGGAAAAGGGGACCTGTTGTGAAggcaaataaaaagaattatgTGACAACTAAAACACCAAAAGCTCGGGCCGacatttattaaaaagaacaaagtGATATTAGCAAAAaggccaaaaacaaaagcgaTTCTCaggattttatattaaattattcattttGGACGTaacaaacacataaaaaatCTATCCAAGAGTAATCGAATACTATAATCATTCGTCTAATAACATGGAACCAAATACCATTGGAGTAACAGAACTTATGGACATACAAAACGTTAAGCTGCCATGAAAAATGTTCAAAATCTTGTATCTCAGCATTAACCTCTACAAATCATATTGATCTGTGAAATCCAAGGTTACCTTGTAGAAAGCAGATGCATCATCTGTCTGAGCATCAGGCCATTTCCTTGCTTCTAGATCCATTGTAGTTTTAGCTTCCAGGTTAGTAATAACCACCTTAGATAAGAATTGATCAGTCATACACAGATGGATTGAAAATATCAAGAGAAAAGCAATGCCAACAAGATACACACCTTGAGGGGATGTAGCACAGCTATTGAGCGAGGAGCTGTTTTATTTAGTTCCTCTCTTATGTGATACTCGAGGCGACTTAAATGTATCATACTACAATCACTGTTGCAGAAGGAACCACAAATTCATTTGTGATAATGAATTAGCACTATAAAATGTGAGAACTAAAAGCAGGATTAATACACattacacacacacagacaTATTCGAACCTTCTAGTGATTCCAATTCCTCTAACAAAAGCATTTATTGCAGTAGATGTTACACCCCTACGTCGTAAACCAGCCAGTGTCATAAGACGTGGGTCATCCCAACCATCAACCCACTTCTCTGTCACCAGTCGATTTAACTGCAACATAAAAGGTAATTGTTAAGTGTAAAAGCTGACAGATAGCAAATCTACATTATACATTATAACGCTGAACATATGTTCAGCAGTTGACTCACCTTACGCTTTGACATAACGGTGTTACTGATATTCAGTCGTGAGTATTCCCATACATATGGTTGATAAATTCCAAGTGCGTGCAATAACCAGTAGTATGAAGCACGGCGTGTTTCAAATTCAAGTGTGCACAGCTGCCATATTGATAAACAAGATGATTAAAGTTACCAATCTCAAGGGCAACATATACGCCCTCGATCTCAAGACTCAATCATCAACATTtgaataataatgaaaaataacacacacagggagggagggagatgACTCTAGATTTCAGAGTTTCTGCAGGGTTCACACCAGATACAGAATGTGCAGGTTACATCTTTATGTAACTTATCACTTCTGTCAAAGAGAGTATGAGACTGAGCAACAAAAACGCATAATATGCGCAACTACTTCAGAATTGAGCCCCTGAGAGTAtagcttatttttcttttttgtgagaGAAACCTAAAAGTGATGCTTTCTATGTTTgttcttaaaaagaaaagttccTCAGATAAATtaggcatgaattttttatttactttttgttaCAGATTTGGGAAGATCATAAATTATACCACAATCATATCTTAGGAAAGAATATTAACCAAAGGTAAAAAGCATACCGAATGTGTGATATTCTCAAGAGAATCCACAATGCAGTGAGCATAATCATAACTTGGATAGATACACCACTTGTCTCCAGCATGCGGGTGAGGagtaaactaaaaaaaataaaatttcacacataATAACGAGAACGTCCATGAGCTTGAGTAATCAAAAGTATTATTTAAGGTCCACACTTGCCTTGATACGATATGCAATAAGGTCatacatattaaaattatcGCTCTGCATGTCTTGCTTCATTCTAAGGGTTGCTTTGCCTTCTTCAATCAGGCCTCGTCTCATATCCTCAAAAAGTTTCAATGATTCTGCAATTGGCCTGTCCCTCCAAGGGCTGTTCATTTTTTTCTCCCTGTACTCCTTTATATCGTCAGGTGTCTAAAACCAATATTAACAAAAGTAAGAATCTTTCTCAAACCAACGTTGATTAGTAAATAAAACCAAACTCATGATTGCAAAGTTGAAATGTTAATCAATTGATTGTATCACTGAAAGTTTAAAGGTTTAGCCAGCAATATATAATCCATGATCGAGCATGGAGTGGCGATATTGAACTACATTCTACAGAGGATTTGTAAAGTATGTAGAGAACCAAATGCTCACATCATATAACACAAtattccaaaattttcacataaatttcaaataaattttgaacAAAACCTGATGATCAACATAAGCGTGACCCCTTCGTATGAGCTCCACTGCTAAATCATACAGATCTTGAAAGTAATCACTAGTGTAAGTGATCTGCAGAAATCCAACAGATGTCAACTACCACAAAGAAACAAGGCAAAGCGGCAAAAGATGTACCAACCAACTTTTTTACCTTGTAGGGCTTCCAACCCATCCACTTTACAATTTCCTGAATATGATCaatatattctttcttttcagcttCCGGGTTTGTATCATCAAACCTAAAAGTGACACAAAGTAGGAATCAATTCTCAAAAAACAATGGC
This window encodes:
- the LOC18790310 gene encoding transcription factor MYB62; translated protein: MAAVTKSACNPNEEEIELRRGPWTLEEDTLLIHYIASHGEGHWNSLAKCAGLKRTGKSCRLRWLNYLKPDIKRGNLTPQEQLMILELHSKWGNRWSKIAQHLPGRTDNEIKNYWRTRVQKQARQLNIESNSKRFLDAVRCFWMPTLLQKMEQSSSSYLPTTLSSQNSASPSLSPNCSAPSISLPTSPPSKVSQIFDHPINGNSSSVTSPSIFSSDSLISQLPQTSERLTSPTHAFDHTVYSSSPALNDCYYVDTSSGYAYDMEGPNLDPASAICDFDNQQFDCQMTAGDWMLDNMTDTLWNMEGM
- the LOC18789623 gene encoding glutamine--tRNA ligase isoform X1, with the protein product MPGKDDGGSDKEKNLELFLKVGLDERTAKNTIANNKVTANLTAVIHEAAVTDGCSRTVGNLLYTVATKHPANALLHRPTLVQYIVSSKIKTPAQLEAAFSFFATTGPENFKLSEFEEACGVGVEVSVEEIKQTVNEVFEENKTAILEQRYRTNVGDLFAHVRKRHPWADPKIVKQFIDEKLHELLGERTAADSEKVPKKKKEKPAKVEEKAIAVSTPEQPSEEVLNPFLIFPQPEENIKVHTSVFFSDGSILRCCNTKELLEKHLSVTGGKVLTRFPPEPNGYLHIGHAKVNILMCSRLDSLSVVVPHIITVIFGQAMFIDFGLAKERGGGCYLRFDDTNPEAEKKEYIDHIQEIVKWMGWKPYKITYTSDYFQDLYDLAVELIRRGHAYVDHQTPDDIKEYREKKMNSPWRDRPIAESLKLFEDMRRGLIEEGKATLRMKQDMQSDNFNMYDLIAYRIKFTPHPHAGDKWCIYPSYDYAHCIVDSLENITHSLCTLEFETRRASYYWLLHALGIYQPYVWEYSRLNISNTVMSKRKLNRLVTEKWVDGWDDPRLMTLAGLRRRGVTSTAINAFVRGIGITRSDCSMIHLSRLEYHIREELNKTAPRSIAVLHPLKVVITNLEAKTTMDLEARKWPDAQTDDASAFYKVPFSNTVYIERSDFRLKDSKDYFGLAPGKSVLLRYAFPIKCTDVILADDKETVLEIRAEYDPTKKTKPKGVLHWVAEPSPGVDPLKVEIRLFDRLFLSENPAELDDWLADLNPQSKVVIPDAYAVPSLRGAVVGDTFQFERLGYFSVDKDSTPEKLVFNRTVTLRDSYHKGGK
- the LOC18789623 gene encoding glutamine--tRNA ligase isoform X2 — translated: MPGKDDGGSDKEKNLELFLKVGLDERTAKNTIANNKVTANLTAVIHEAAVTDGCSRTVGNLLYTVATKHPANALLHRPTLVQYIVSSKIKTPAQLEAAFSFFATTGPENFKLSEFEEACGVGVEVSVEEIKQTVNEVFEENKTAILEQRYRTNVGDLFAHVRKRHPWADPKIVKQFIDEKLHELLGERTAADSEKVPKKKKEKPAKVEEKAIAVSTPEQPSEEVLNPFLIFPQPEENIKVHTSVFFSDGSILRCCNTKELLEKHLSVTGGKVLTRFPPEPNGYLHIGHAKAMFIDFGLAKERGGGCYLRFDDTNPEAEKKEYIDHIQEIVKWMGWKPYKITYTSDYFQDLYDLAVELIRRGHAYVDHQTPDDIKEYREKKMNSPWRDRPIAESLKLFEDMRRGLIEEGKATLRMKQDMQSDNFNMYDLIAYRIKFTPHPHAGDKWCIYPSYDYAHCIVDSLENITHSLCTLEFETRRASYYWLLHALGIYQPYVWEYSRLNISNTVMSKRKLNRLVTEKWVDGWDDPRLMTLAGLRRRGVTSTAINAFVRGIGITRSDCSMIHLSRLEYHIREELNKTAPRSIAVLHPLKVVITNLEAKTTMDLEARKWPDAQTDDASAFYKVPFSNTVYIERSDFRLKDSKDYFGLAPGKSVLLRYAFPIKCTDVILADDKETVLEIRAEYDPTKKTKPKGVLHWVAEPSPGVDPLKVEIRLFDRLFLSENPAELDDWLADLNPQSKVVIPDAYAVPSLRGAVVGDTFQFERLGYFSVDKDSTPEKLVFNRTVTLRDSYHKGGK